TGGCTCTTTTGCCCCAGTTTCCAGGGGGTAAGGGCAGCCTCCAAGTTAAAGAGGGAGGAAGAAAAGCTAGCAGAGAAGAGGAGTCACCGACAACCTTTCTCCAATCAGGAGTGACCCTTCCCCCTAGGTCAGCTTCCCCTGGACCTCAAGGAACCCCAATTCCTGGATATGAGCAGATGAGCCCCAGCTTTCACCTGGAGCCAGATTCTGGGGGAGCCCACAGGAGGGAAAGACGCTGTACATGTTATACATACAAAGACAAGGAGTGTGTCTACTACTGTCATCTAGACATCATATGGATCAATACACCTGAGTAAGTAAAGGTACTCATCCTGCCCTGTCTTCTGTGTGACAAGGTGATGTGACTGACCAGTCCTTCATGGATCAGGAGCTTGTATATTGAGTGTGCTGAGATCTATGATGGTTCTCCAAAGAGGTTCTTTACATTCATGGCTTTGCCTTCCCTAGTACAGCCTACCATATATCCAG
The sequence above is a segment of the Bufo gargarizans isolate SCDJY-AF-19 chromosome 6, ASM1485885v1, whole genome shotgun sequence genome. Coding sequences within it:
- the EDN3 gene encoding endothelin-3 produces the protein MEQRLLILLGLLVTSNTGFVLALLPQFPGGKGSLQVKEGGRKASREEESPTTFLQSGVTLPPRSASPGPQGTPIPGYEQMSPSFHLEPDSGGAHRRERRCTCYTYKDKECVYYCHLDIIWINTPERTVPYGLSSYRGSVREKRDADRRRMSSLTQPRCSCTDPSDQRCVNFCKQKTDRPLRQRTRRDLRIKLTRIRAAA